The following proteins are co-located in the Sporosarcina pasteurii genome:
- the larB gene encoding nickel pincer cofactor biosynthesis protein LarB yields the protein MEEILKQVQLGTLSIEEAKGKLATYENLGFAKVDHHRKKRQGFPETIYGEGKTAEQITTIITAIQAHGDDILVTRISGEKATEVRSTHPELIYNEIAEILYTRNERKNRFANGFIAVLCAGTSDLRVAEEAAVTAEAFGCEVRRFYDVGVAGIHRLLDNIEEIQQATVSITVAGMEGALPSVVGGLVSHPVIAVPTSVGYGANFNGLSALLTMLNSCASGISVVNIDNGYGAAYSAALIHRLAQPTEEGQS from the coding sequence ATGGAAGAAATTTTAAAGCAAGTTCAATTAGGTACTTTAAGTATAGAAGAAGCAAAAGGAAAGCTCGCAACGTATGAAAATTTAGGATTTGCAAAAGTGGACCATCATCGTAAAAAACGTCAAGGCTTTCCAGAGACGATATACGGTGAGGGTAAGACAGCTGAGCAAATTACTACCATCATCACTGCAATTCAAGCGCATGGGGATGACATATTAGTCACAAGGATTTCAGGCGAGAAAGCGACAGAAGTAAGAAGTACACATCCTGAATTAATTTACAATGAGATTGCTGAAATTTTATATACACGTAATGAACGGAAAAATCGTTTTGCAAATGGTTTTATTGCAGTATTATGTGCAGGCACGTCAGATTTAAGAGTTGCTGAAGAAGCGGCTGTTACTGCTGAGGCATTTGGTTGTGAAGTTCGTCGATTTTATGATGTTGGAGTAGCTGGAATTCATCGATTACTAGATAATATCGAAGAAATTCAGCAAGCGACGGTTTCAATAACAGTGGCAGGGATGGAAGGAGCACTACCGAGCGTCGTCGGTGGACTTGTTTCACATCCAGTGATTGCCGTCCCGACAAGTGTGGGTTACGGTGCGAATTTTAATGGTTTATCGGCATTACTCACGATGCTTAATTCTTGTGCATCAGGCATTAGCGTTGTAAATATCGACAATGGATACGGGGCAGCGTACAGTGCTGCGTTGATTCATCGATTGGCACAACCAACAGAAGAGGGGCAGTCATAA
- the larC gene encoding nickel insertion protein has product MSVIHPPNHAHIDDAMFKVEVNLDDISGEILGYVMDLLIDAGANDVYYTPIYMKKNRPAILLQLLCSKSKLNKMKEILFQETTTLGVRYYPLTVHRMERSFRKVSTKWGEVTVKEGILDGQVIKSSPEFEECKEIAEANHVPLKHVYEEVWKKLSE; this is encoded by the coding sequence ATGTCAGTCATTCATCCGCCAAATCATGCGCATATTGATGATGCCATGTTTAAAGTTGAAGTCAATTTAGATGATATTTCCGGTGAGATTTTAGGGTATGTGATGGATTTATTAATCGATGCCGGGGCAAATGATGTTTATTATACACCGATTTATATGAAAAAAAATCGGCCAGCGATATTGTTACAACTTCTTTGTTCAAAATCCAAATTGAATAAAATGAAGGAAATCCTCTTCCAGGAAACGACTACCCTGGGTGTACGGTATTATCCTTTAACAGTCCATCGAATGGAAAGAAGCTTTCGAAAAGTTTCGACCAAATGGGGAGAGGTTACTGTTAAAGAAGGGATATTGGATGGGCAAGTGATTAAGAGTTCTCCAGAATTTGAGGAATGCAAAGAAATTGCCGAAGCCAATCATGTTCCACTTAAACATGTTTATGAAGAAGTTTGGAAAAAGTTATCGGAGTGA
- a CDS encoding GntR family transcriptional regulator — protein sequence MIKIETSSLTKQVYDILRKSIISREYLPGDKLDILTLADTFGVSRSPVKDAINQLVHEGLIEVIPRKGTYVSQLSFNEFTDILDARLMIEKWAAEQIIESAAKRQIDECTEIVVNMDNLLDLSPFPFEEYLELDIRLHKTLVELANNANVKQIYNSLNTHVSLSRIVYSTSLESTIARHKDHWNLIKALKDRNLNAFTDTITMHIHSLKKEAKSRWDEVMDSNF from the coding sequence ATGATCAAAATCGAAACGTCCTCATTAACAAAACAAGTTTACGATATTCTTCGTAAAAGTATTATTAGCAGAGAGTATTTACCCGGTGATAAATTAGATATCCTAACTTTAGCAGATACTTTCGGAGTAAGCCGATCCCCTGTTAAAGATGCGATTAACCAATTGGTACATGAAGGGCTCATTGAAGTGATTCCACGCAAAGGAACATACGTCTCACAATTAAGTTTTAATGAATTTACTGACATTCTCGATGCACGTTTAATGATTGAAAAATGGGCAGCTGAGCAAATAATTGAAAGCGCTGCCAAAAGACAAATCGACGAATGCACTGAAATTGTAGTTAATATGGATAATTTGCTTGATTTAAGCCCATTTCCCTTTGAAGAGTATTTGGAATTAGATATTCGATTGCATAAAACATTAGTTGAATTAGCAAACAATGCAAATGTAAAACAGATTTACAATTCCTTAAATACGCATGTTTCCTTATCTCGTATTGTTTACTCAACATCGTTAGAAAGCACAATTGCCAGACATAAGGATCATTGGAATTTAATAAAAGCATTAAAAGACCGTAATTTAAACGCCTTTACAGATACGATAACCATGCATATTCATAGCTTGAAAAAAGAAGCAAAATCACGGTGGGACGAAGTGATGGACAGTAATTTTTAA
- a CDS encoding TRAP transporter substrate-binding protein yields the protein MKRNLWIAVLFILTSLLIVACGDVDSDTGSDSGGKKVVIKVANNFGIDHPHNVAILEKFKPIAEKESNGTLEIQIFENNKLGAELETFDGVRNGTIEMAIAGTTVSGNPEKLKVGDWPFLFENLDHAKAAYTGEVGAEVAEELEEKTGVKVLGWAANGFRAFSSHEPVESMEDFKTYRLRMPDLPEYIAIGESLNANVISLPFSEIFTALEQKVADGQDNPISTLVANGFYEVQENVLLSNHVFSPNLYVINGDLWENKLTDEQRNAIEKAAQASTEYQWQLYGESVENDIAFLKEEGLTVTEPSKEFRQDMVDAMEPFFAERKEKYTWAEEMLQKIKDLK from the coding sequence GTGAAGAGAAATTTGTGGATTGCTGTACTATTTATTTTAACTAGTTTATTAATTGTTGCTTGTGGAGATGTGGACTCAGATACTGGATCTGATTCTGGTGGAAAAAAAGTTGTTATTAAAGTTGCAAATAACTTTGGAATCGATCATCCACATAATGTTGCGATACTAGAAAAGTTTAAGCCGATTGCTGAGAAAGAATCTAATGGAACATTAGAAATTCAAATTTTCGAAAATAATAAATTAGGCGCGGAATTAGAAACATTTGATGGCGTAAGAAATGGAACAATTGAAATGGCTATCGCCGGTACAACTGTATCAGGTAATCCGGAAAAACTAAAGGTTGGTGACTGGCCTTTCTTATTTGAAAATTTAGATCATGCCAAGGCAGCTTATACTGGGGAAGTTGGCGCGGAAGTCGCTGAGGAATTAGAAGAGAAAACAGGCGTGAAAGTATTAGGTTGGGCCGCAAATGGTTTCCGTGCATTTAGTAGCCATGAGCCAGTTGAAAGTATGGAGGACTTTAAAACTTATAGATTAAGAATGCCAGATTTACCAGAATATATTGCTATTGGAGAAAGTTTAAACGCGAATGTAATTTCTTTACCGTTTTCAGAAATATTTACTGCATTGGAACAAAAAGTTGCGGATGGACAGGATAACCCAATATCTACTTTAGTGGCAAATGGTTTCTATGAGGTTCAAGAAAACGTTTTACTTTCCAACCATGTTTTCAGTCCTAACCTATATGTGATTAATGGAGACTTGTGGGAAAATAAATTAACAGATGAACAAAGAAATGCAATTGAAAAAGCAGCTCAAGCTTCTACCGAATACCAATGGCAGTTATATGGTGAAAGCGTTGAAAATGATATTGCATTCTTAAAAGAAGAAGGTTTAACTGTCACTGAACCTAGTAAAGAGTTCAGACAGGATATGGTTGATGCGATGGAGCCGTTCTTTGCAGAGCGTAAAGAAAAATATACTTGGGCAGAAGAAATGTTACAGAAAATTAAAGATCTAAAATAA
- a CDS encoding Gfo/Idh/MocA family protein, translated as MKMKKVRWGIIGCGDVTEVKSGPAFQKVENSELVAVMRRTGHLAKDYAERHGVPKWYDDADNLINDPEVDAIYIATPPSSHKEYAIKAAKAGKPIYVEKPMALNFDECNEMIVACKEAGVPLYVAYYRRAMPRFLKIKELLDNNAIGEIRFVITTQYQRPSEDLQDAWRVQPEISGGGLFFDMGSHTLDILDFLLGPIREVKGFTANQAGNYRAEDIVTGAYVFESGIHGTGNWCFSAYEDVDVNEIIGSEGKLTFSTLGNEPVLLTNSDGITEFTYEMPEHVHQPLVETIVEELTGTGGVCQSNGTSGARTNMVMDKFFV; from the coding sequence ATGAAAATGAAAAAAGTTCGTTGGGGAATTATTGGGTGCGGTGATGTGACTGAAGTGAAAAGTGGCCCCGCATTCCAAAAAGTCGAGAATTCAGAATTAGTTGCAGTAATGCGTAGAACTGGTCATTTGGCTAAGGATTATGCAGAAAGACATGGTGTGCCGAAATGGTACGATGATGCTGATAATTTAATAAATGATCCGGAAGTCGATGCAATCTATATTGCAACACCGCCAAGTTCCCATAAAGAGTATGCAATAAAGGCTGCAAAAGCAGGGAAACCCATTTATGTTGAAAAGCCGATGGCGCTTAATTTTGACGAATGTAACGAAATGATTGTTGCCTGTAAAGAGGCAGGTGTTCCTTTATATGTTGCGTACTACCGCCGGGCAATGCCTAGATTTTTGAAGATAAAAGAATTGCTGGACAATAATGCAATTGGGGAAATTCGCTTTGTTATAACAACGCAATATCAAAGACCTTCGGAAGACTTACAGGATGCATGGAGGGTTCAGCCTGAGATATCCGGTGGCGGATTGTTTTTTGATATGGGCAGTCATACGTTAGATATTTTAGATTTTCTACTCGGACCTATTCGGGAAGTGAAAGGTTTTACTGCCAACCAAGCAGGGAATTATCGGGCGGAAGATATCGTAACAGGTGCATATGTATTTGAATCTGGAATCCATGGTACAGGAAATTGGTGTTTTTCTGCCTATGAAGATGTAGATGTAAATGAAATCATCGGAAGTGAAGGAAAGTTAACCTTCTCCACTCTAGGAAATGAGCCAGTTTTGTTAACAAACTCCGATGGAATAACCGAATTTACCTATGAAATGCCAGAGCATGTCCATCAGCCTCTTGTTGAAACAATCGTGGAAGAATTAACCGGCACGGGTGGAGTGTGTCAAAGTAATGGTACTTCAGGTGCCAGGACTAATATGGTGATGGATAAATTTTTTGTATGA